A single region of the Candidatus Protochlamydia amoebophila UWE25 genome encodes:
- a CDS encoding M4 family metallopeptidase, producing MAELSHAFNSPSPYQPTQVLSYTTEELLQKGYLAIPCSTQEEAKLCLKINAVVETIKEFYWMNFQLIGVNVDKEGAIPPFFIHYPKENAYYAPKLKHFAFDNKFASCLDIVCHEMTHAVIAYHNPLQYKGESGALDEAIADVAAIAFKQYESTSQNDWQIGNLRNLSKIPEKFKSSPTYSLGNDFGYVHDNSLIISHTFYLASKNLSHDSTHCKLLFNIWFKSMLALGDKTFKGFRAKTIKVANENIHTVGRIVINAISDAWEQTSPLFP from the coding sequence ATGGCAGAATTATCGCACGCTTTTAATAGTCCCTCACCATATCAACCAACACAAGTTCTTTCATATACTACAGAAGAACTTTTGCAAAAAGGTTACCTAGCTATTCCCTGCAGTACCCAAGAAGAAGCAAAACTTTGTTTAAAAATCAATGCAGTAGTAGAAACAATAAAAGAATTTTATTGGATGAATTTTCAACTAATAGGTGTAAATGTGGATAAAGAGGGAGCTATTCCACCGTTTTTTATTCATTATCCTAAAGAAAATGCCTATTATGCTCCTAAGCTGAAACATTTCGCTTTTGATAACAAATTTGCTTCTTGCCTAGATATTGTGTGTCATGAAATGACACACGCCGTGATAGCGTATCATAATCCATTACAATATAAAGGAGAATCAGGAGCGTTAGATGAAGCAATTGCGGATGTTGCTGCTATAGCGTTCAAACAATATGAGAGTACGAGTCAAAATGATTGGCAAATTGGTAATTTGCGTAACTTAAGCAAAATCCCTGAAAAATTTAAGTCTTCTCCTACATATAGCCTCGGCAATGATTTCGGCTATGTGCATGATAATAGCTTGATTATCAGCCATACATTTTATCTTGCTTCAAAAAATCTGTCTCATGATTCAACTCATTGTAAATTACTCTTTAACATTTGGTTTAAGTCGATGTTAGCTCTTGGAGATAAAACTTTTAAAGGATTTAGAGCTAAGACAATCAAAGTTGCTAATGAGAATATTCATACAGTCGGTAGGATTGTTATTAACGCTATCTCCGATGCTTGGGAACAAACCTCACCCCTTTTTCCGTAA
- a CDS encoding glycerophosphodiester phosphodiesterase family protein, giving the protein MKFPFYRVLIFTILVVESAYAAPWIISHRGGGENFPENTLLAFSKSMEIGCDAIEIDVQVTKDGVVVVYHPEDLKKWTNGYGAISSYTWEEISTLNAGYNYKPECGYPFRDKNLHIPRIEEVLHHFPKTLIIVDMKSLPTETLIKALIRAISDEESIRLIFYSTNAEHIDLLNFYKAHWITFEKRDLTRQRFLEFSQTAQSALPIDSVWMGFELKRKMMVTETFTLGNGNSTVEFHLWTPQLVSYLRNSTTKLFLVLFGINKKDEWEEALTLNVDAVYTDNPCRIVDMKKKIEKVN; this is encoded by the coding sequence ATGAAATTCCCATTTTATAGAGTATTAATTTTTACCATCCTAGTAGTAGAATCGGCTTATGCTGCTCCGTGGATCATCTCTCATAGGGGTGGAGGAGAAAACTTTCCTGAAAACACACTTCTCGCTTTTTCTAAATCCATGGAAATTGGATGTGATGCCATTGAAATAGATGTACAAGTAACAAAAGATGGTGTTGTTGTCGTTTATCACCCAGAAGATTTAAAAAAATGGACAAATGGTTATGGAGCCATCTCCTCATATACTTGGGAAGAAATATCAACTCTCAATGCTGGCTACAACTATAAGCCGGAATGCGGGTATCCATTTAGAGATAAAAACTTACATATTCCAAGAATAGAAGAGGTGTTACATCATTTTCCAAAGACTTTAATCATTGTAGATATGAAGTCTTTACCTACTGAGACTCTAATCAAAGCCCTAATACGAGCAATTTCTGATGAAGAATCGATCCGGCTTATTTTTTACTCAACTAATGCCGAGCATATCGATTTATTAAACTTTTACAAAGCTCATTGGATAACGTTTGAAAAAAGAGATCTTACCCGACAAAGATTTTTAGAATTTAGCCAAACAGCTCAATCTGCTCTACCAATTGACTCAGTTTGGATGGGTTTTGAGCTTAAAAGAAAAATGATGGTTACAGAAACATTCACGCTAGGAAATGGAAATAGTACAGTAGAATTTCATTTGTGGACACCACAACTCGTTTCCTATTTAAGAAATTCTACTACGAAGTTATTTTTGGTGTTATTCGGGATTAACAAGAAGGATGAATGGGAAGAGGCCCTTACATTAAATGTAGACGCCGTATATACAGATAATCCTTGTAGAATTGTAGACATGAAAAAGAAGATCGAAAAAGTTAATTAA
- a CDS encoding EscT/YscT/HrcT family type III secretion system export apparatus protein — protein MTDDYVTLYINTAFSVYDPLAFFSLLFLFFGRMLPIIALAPFFGARVLPHPVKITLAISFFVIFLPQLIFVTTTPITFNLLLVLYFFKELFVGLLLGYLISIPFIIVQNCGILIDHQRGGSSLMINDPTLQNQSSPLGTLFNLVLIYLFFMIDGPFMILDIISQSYSILPPDKFLTAKFFTMNSNIVIDVMKIVGKVMILSTQLAAPALIMILMTDFFLGIANRLAPQVQITFLGMPLKSLLALAIVFFGWQLFLKQIVDESYVWVNYLYKLLDQFQPAY, from the coding sequence ATGACCGATGACTACGTGACACTTTATATCAACACGGCTTTTTCTGTTTATGATCCGCTGGCTTTTTTTTCTTTGTTATTTCTTTTTTTTGGTCGTATGTTGCCAATCATTGCACTTGCCCCCTTTTTTGGAGCCCGAGTTCTCCCTCACCCCGTTAAAATTACGCTAGCAATTTCTTTTTTTGTAATTTTTTTACCTCAACTTATTTTTGTTACAACGACACCCATCACATTTAATCTTTTACTTGTTCTTTACTTTTTTAAAGAACTGTTTGTAGGGTTGTTGTTAGGATACCTTATCAGTATACCCTTTATCATCGTGCAAAACTGTGGAATTTTAATTGACCATCAAAGAGGAGGATCTAGTTTAATGATCAATGATCCGACGTTGCAAAATCAATCCTCCCCTTTGGGAACACTTTTTAACCTCGTTTTGATTTATCTTTTTTTTATGATCGATGGTCCTTTCATGATTTTAGATATTATTTCTCAATCCTATTCAATTTTACCTCCCGATAAATTTCTAACAGCCAAATTTTTTACAATGAATTCAAATATTGTCATTGATGTTATGAAAATAGTGGGAAAAGTCATGATCTTGAGCACCCAGCTAGCGGCTCCTGCTTTAATCATGATCCTGATGACTGACTTTTTCTTAGGAATAGCCAACCGATTGGCACCTCAAGTTCAAATTACTTTTTTAGGAATGCCTCTTAAATCACTTCTTGCTTTAGCAATTGTTTTTTTTGGTTGGCAATTATTTTTAAAACAAATAGTAGACGAAAGCTATGTTTGGGTTAATTATCTCTACAAATTGCTAGATCAGTTCCAACCCGCCTACTAA
- the sctR gene encoding type III secretion system export apparatus subunit SctR produces the protein MYKYKHISFKSLLCLLGLLVLFGLAPDTVYSQTNSTSTSPTTSTTQSTIPNSSGRSTTSVRTTPRPLKPIPRPAYKPEKPTPLTDEQKAYQATEAQISELKRPSLITQAVLLSLLSLLPFIIMILTSFLKIVVVLSLLRTALGVQQAPPNQIINGVAFLLSLFIMYPTAIKMYDAAQTAINQPNVPESFLSPGSSTYVIEVASAASGPMKEYLKRNSSSRHQALFYRLVYRGLPEDYRETLKPDDFIVLVPSYITGQLKDAFEIGVLIYIPFFVIDLVTSNILLAMGMMMLSPVTISMPLKLFLLVMLDGWTILIEGLVKTFQ, from the coding sequence ATGTATAAATATAAACACATTTCCTTTAAATCCCTTCTTTGTTTGCTAGGGCTTCTCGTTTTATTTGGGCTAGCACCAGATACTGTTTATTCGCAAACTAATTCCACTTCTACTTCTCCAACGACGAGTACAACTCAATCAACAATTCCAAATTCTTCAGGAAGGTCTACAACAAGTGTCAGAACGACGCCGCGCCCCTTAAAACCTATTCCACGCCCTGCTTACAAACCAGAAAAACCAACTCCGCTAACTGACGAACAAAAGGCTTATCAAGCCACAGAGGCACAAATTAGTGAATTAAAACGACCCTCATTGATTACACAAGCTGTTTTACTATCCTTGCTTTCGCTCCTTCCCTTCATTATCATGATATTAACTTCATTTTTAAAAATTGTTGTGGTGTTGTCTTTATTAAGAACAGCTTTAGGTGTTCAACAAGCGCCTCCTAACCAAATTATCAATGGTGTGGCATTTTTATTGAGTTTATTCATCATGTATCCCACAGCAATAAAAATGTATGATGCTGCACAAACTGCTATCAATCAACCAAACGTACCCGAATCTTTTCTTTCCCCAGGCTCTTCTACTTATGTGATCGAGGTTGCTTCTGCAGCCAGCGGACCCATGAAAGAATACCTAAAACGAAATAGTTCTTCTCGCCATCAAGCTTTATTTTATAGGTTGGTGTATAGAGGTTTGCCTGAAGATTATCGTGAAACTTTAAAACCCGATGATTTTATTGTTCTTGTTCCTTCCTATATAACAGGACAATTGAAAGATGCTTTTGAAATTGGTGTGTTAATTTATATCCCATTTTTTGTAATCGATCTTGTCACCTCAAACATTCTACTGGCGATGGGAATGATGATGCTATCACCTGTGACAATTTCAATGCCTTTAAAGCTCTTTTTACTTGTGATGTTAGATGGTTGGACCATCCTCATCGAAGGCTTAGTCAAAACATTTCAATAG
- a CDS encoding HrpE/YscL family type III secretion apparatus protein produces MSKKFFTLIYGEQIHAAPKTKIIPSESFSKLADASSVLEHIKEDAEKYRLQIAKECEEIKEHAENSGYEEGFKKWAEHLVKLEKEIEKVHKELQQLVLPVALKAAKKIVSKEIELSSDIILDIVANNLKAVTQHKHATIYVNKKDLDILDKNKPRLKEIFESLESLSIRPRDDVKPGGCIIETEIGIINAQLDHRWQVLEKAFESLVKIPVEQSPIEPPAQSS; encoded by the coding sequence GTGAGTAAAAAGTTTTTCACCTTAATTTATGGGGAACAGATTCACGCAGCCCCCAAAACAAAGATTATCCCAAGCGAATCTTTTTCTAAACTTGCGGATGCCTCAAGTGTTTTAGAACACATTAAAGAAGACGCCGAAAAATATCGATTGCAAATCGCTAAAGAATGCGAAGAAATTAAAGAACACGCAGAAAATTCAGGCTATGAAGAGGGATTCAAAAAGTGGGCTGAACATTTAGTCAAACTGGAGAAGGAAATTGAAAAAGTTCACAAAGAATTACAGCAACTCGTTCTCCCTGTTGCATTGAAAGCAGCCAAAAAAATCGTGAGTAAAGAAATTGAACTTTCTTCTGACATTATTTTAGATATTGTAGCAAATAATTTAAAAGCCGTTACCCAACACAAACACGCAACTATCTATGTTAATAAAAAAGACCTCGATATTTTAGATAAAAACAAACCTCGCTTAAAAGAAATTTTTGAGAGTTTAGAAAGTTTATCTATTCGTCCGAGAGATGACGTCAAGCCCGGTGGATGCATTATTGAAACCGAAATAGGAATTATTAATGCTCAGCTAGATCATCGTTGGCAGGTTTTAGAAAAAGCTTTTGAAAGTTTAGTCAAAATTCCTGTAGAACAATCTCCCATAGAACCTCCCGCACAAAGTAGTTAA